The proteins below come from a single Miscanthus floridulus cultivar M001 chromosome 1, ASM1932011v1, whole genome shotgun sequence genomic window:
- the LOC136544119 gene encoding transcription factor bHLH162-like isoform X2 — translation MNTNKKNSRSGGTGRRSRSRSNNNGSSSTATGTGTATTTTTTAMERKEIERNRRLHMKSLCLKLASLIPKEHCSSNSKDAMTQLGCLDEATAYIRKLKARVEELQRNRSSAQLLLTKKRGEDYDGAAVRTTSSGTGTGTATAGSSSSEEAAAGAAEEEPAAVVEVRHSHDGSSLEVVLISSVRRPFKLHQVVTVLEEEGAEIISANLSVDGRRMFHTIHSRANTCEC, via the exons ATGAACACTAATAAGAAAAACAGCAGAAGCGGCGGTACAGGGAGGAGATCAAGGAgcaggagcaacaacaatggcagcagcagcaccgccaccggcaccggcaccgccacaacgacgacgacgacagctaTGGAGAGGAAGGAGATCGAGAGGAACAGGAGGCTGCACATGAAGAGCCTCTGCTTAAAGCTCGCCTCCCTCATCCCCAAGGAACACTGCTCCTCCAACTCCAAG gacgcGATGACCCAGCTGGGTTGCCTGGACGAAGCGACGGCGTACATCAGGAAGCTCAAGGCGAGAGTAGAGGAGCTGCAGCGCAACAGGAGCTCTGCGCAGCTCTTGCTTAccaagaagagaggagaagactACGACGGAGCCGCCGTCAGAACAACTTCTtccggcacgggcacgggcacggccacCGCGGGGTCGTCGTCGTCAGAAGAAGCCGCCGCCGGTGCAGCAGAGGAGGagccggcggcggtggtggaggtgcgGCACAGCCACGACGGGTCCAGCCTGGAGGTGGTGCTCATCAGCAGCGTGCGGCGGCCGTTCAAGCTGCACCAGGTGGTCACCGTGCTGGAAGAAGAAGGCGCCGAGATCATCAGCGCCAACCTCTCTGTCGACGGCCGCAGAATGTTCCACACCATCCACTCCCGG GCGAATACTTGCGAGTGTTGA
- the LOC136544119 gene encoding transcription factor bHLH162-like isoform X1 translates to MNTNKKNSRSGGTGRRSRSRSNNNGSSSTATGTGTATTTTTTAMERKEIERNRRLHMKSLCLKLASLIPKEHCSSNSKDAMTQLGCLDEATAYIRKLKARVEELQRNRSSAQLLLTKKRGEDYDGAAVRTTSSGTGTGTATAGSSSSEEAAAGAAEEEPAAVVEVRHSHDGSSLEVVLISSVRRPFKLHQVVTVLEEEGAEIISANLSVDGRRMFHTIHSRAFSSRIGIEVSRVSERLRALANTCEC, encoded by the exons ATGAACACTAATAAGAAAAACAGCAGAAGCGGCGGTACAGGGAGGAGATCAAGGAgcaggagcaacaacaatggcagcagcagcaccgccaccggcaccggcaccgccacaacgacgacgacgacagctaTGGAGAGGAAGGAGATCGAGAGGAACAGGAGGCTGCACATGAAGAGCCTCTGCTTAAAGCTCGCCTCCCTCATCCCCAAGGAACACTGCTCCTCCAACTCCAAG gacgcGATGACCCAGCTGGGTTGCCTGGACGAAGCGACGGCGTACATCAGGAAGCTCAAGGCGAGAGTAGAGGAGCTGCAGCGCAACAGGAGCTCTGCGCAGCTCTTGCTTAccaagaagagaggagaagactACGACGGAGCCGCCGTCAGAACAACTTCTtccggcacgggcacgggcacggccacCGCGGGGTCGTCGTCGTCAGAAGAAGCCGCCGCCGGTGCAGCAGAGGAGGagccggcggcggtggtggaggtgcgGCACAGCCACGACGGGTCCAGCCTGGAGGTGGTGCTCATCAGCAGCGTGCGGCGGCCGTTCAAGCTGCACCAGGTGGTCACCGTGCTGGAAGAAGAAGGCGCCGAGATCATCAGCGCCAACCTCTCTGTCGACGGCCGCAGAATGTTCCACACCATCCACTCCCGG GCCTTTAGCTCAAGAATAGGCATAGAAGTTTCAAGAGTTTCTGAAAGACTAAGAGCATTG GCGAATACTTGCGAGTGTTGA
- the LOC136544053 gene encoding uric acid degradation bifunctional protein TTL-like isoform X3 gives MALAFGWQFVVSFDPKFQRAGTDSQATSLDRSRSRAHRPYQKNPHRTPPFPALSNWPPARRRWPRRCFFPRRTCCASTAAAASPPRWRPPPPSRPSPTPSSPLDASGSTRWSKEEQSALSTATDSTAQELAEWNARYREKFGFVFMICASGRTAPEVLAELKRRYTNRPIVELEAAAQEELKITELRLAKLFSSEPTVPSTTTEGPATQSDKAADRIRIIGAHLGALPQPCANKAPEITGSSNRSRPPITTHVLDTARGSPASGIEVHLEMWKDSSAPPSFSNKDFSGWATLGYSVTNNDGRSGQLMDIVDNIAPGFYRISFNTRKYSPAGFFPYVSIIFEIKENQTAEHFHVPLLHSPFSFTTYRGS, from the exons ATGGCCTTAGCCTTTGGATGGCAGTTCGTCGTTTCTTTCGACCCAAAGTTCCA GAGAGCAGGAACAGACAGCCAAGCCACTTCACTGGATCGATCACGCTCACGGGCTCACCGCCCCTACCAGAAGAATCCCCACCGCACTCCCCCTTTCCCTGCGCTGTCGAATTGGCCGCCTGCGAGGCGGAGATGGCCGCGCCGATGCTTCTTTCCGCGGAGGACGTGCTGCGCGTCAACGGCAGCCGCCGCTTCGCCGCCGCGATGGCGGCCGCCTCCCCCTTCGCGTCCCTCGCCGACGCCCTCCTCGCCGCTCGACGCATCTGGCTCAACGAG GTGGAGCAAGGAGGAGCAATCGGCGCTCTCCACAGCCACGGATTCGACGGCCCAG GAGCTGGCAGAGTGGAATGCCAGGTACAGGGAGAAGTTTGGCTTCGTGTTCATGATTTGCGCATCTGGGAGGACTGCGCCTGAGGTCTTGGCTGAGCTTAAG AGGCGTTACACGAATAGGCCAATTGTTGAACTTGAGGCTGCAGCACAGGAAGAACTTAAGATAACTGAACTACGTCTTGCGAAGCTTTTCTCATCGGAGCCTACTGTTCCGTCCACTACAACTGAAGGCCCTGCCACCCAATCAGATAAAGCAGCAG ATCGCATACGGATTATTGGAGCACATCTTGGAGCTCTCCCTCAGCCTTGCGCCAATAAAGCTCCTGAAATTACAGGTAGCTCCAACCGAAGTCGGCCACCCATTACAACCCATGTGCTAGACACTGCCCGTGGATCCCCTGCATCTGGAATCGAAGTTCACTTGGAGATGTGGAAGGATTCTTCAGCTCCTCCATCATTCAGCAACAAGGATTTCAGCGGATGGGCAACTCTAGGCTATTCAGTTACAAACAATGATGGACGCAGTGGTCAGCTGATGGACATCGTCGACAACATTGCTCCTGGCTTCTACCGCATAAGCTTCAACACTCGCAAGTATTCGCCTGCAGGGTTCTTCCCTTATGTCAGCATCATATTCGAGATCAAGGAGAACCAGACGGCAGAGCATTTTCATGTTCCTCTCTTGCATTCCCCTTTCTCATTCACCACTTACCGTGGAAGCTAA
- the LOC136544053 gene encoding uric acid degradation bifunctional protein TTL-like isoform X2, protein MAVRRFFRPKVPESRNRQPSHFTGSITLTGSPPLPEESPPHSPFPCAVELAACEAEMAAPMLLSAEDVLRVNGSRRFAAAMAAASPFASLADALLAARRIWLNEVDVNGWLEAFAAHPAIGTTSPSVSKWSKEEQSALSTATDSTAQELAEWNARYREKFGFVFMICASGRTAPEVLAELKRRYTNRPIVELEAAAQEELKITELRLAKLFSSEPTVPSTTTEGPATQSDKAADRIRIIGAHLGALPQPCANKAPEITGSSNRSRPPITTHVLDTARGSPASGIEVHLEMWKDSSAPPSFSNKDFSGWATLGYSVTNNDGRSGQLMDIVDNIAPGFYRISFNTRKYSPAGFFPYVSIIFEIKENQTAEHFHVPLLHSPFSFTTYRGS, encoded by the exons ATGGCAGTTCGTCGTTTCTTTCGACCCAAAGTTCCA GAGAGCAGGAACAGACAGCCAAGCCACTTCACTGGATCGATCACGCTCACGGGCTCACCGCCCCTACCAGAAGAATCCCCACCGCACTCCCCCTTTCCCTGCGCTGTCGAATTGGCCGCCTGCGAGGCGGAGATGGCCGCGCCGATGCTTCTTTCCGCGGAGGACGTGCTGCGCGTCAACGGCAGCCGCCGCTTCGCCGCCGCGATGGCGGCCGCCTCCCCCTTCGCGTCCCTCGCCGACGCCCTCCTCGCCGCTCGACGCATCTGGCTCAACGAG GTCGATGTCAACGGATGGCTCGAGGCCTTCGCGGCGCACCCGGCGATCGGAACCACCTCCCCATCCGTCTCCAA GTGGAGCAAGGAGGAGCAATCGGCGCTCTCCACAGCCACGGATTCGACGGCCCAG GAGCTGGCAGAGTGGAATGCCAGGTACAGGGAGAAGTTTGGCTTCGTGTTCATGATTTGCGCATCTGGGAGGACTGCGCCTGAGGTCTTGGCTGAGCTTAAG AGGCGTTACACGAATAGGCCAATTGTTGAACTTGAGGCTGCAGCACAGGAAGAACTTAAGATAACTGAACTACGTCTTGCGAAGCTTTTCTCATCGGAGCCTACTGTTCCGTCCACTACAACTGAAGGCCCTGCCACCCAATCAGATAAAGCAGCAG ATCGCATACGGATTATTGGAGCACATCTTGGAGCTCTCCCTCAGCCTTGCGCCAATAAAGCTCCTGAAATTACAGGTAGCTCCAACCGAAGTCGGCCACCCATTACAACCCATGTGCTAGACACTGCCCGTGGATCCCCTGCATCTGGAATCGAAGTTCACTTGGAGATGTGGAAGGATTCTTCAGCTCCTCCATCATTCAGCAACAAGGATTTCAGCGGATGGGCAACTCTAGGCTATTCAGTTACAAACAATGATGGACGCAGTGGTCAGCTGATGGACATCGTCGACAACATTGCTCCTGGCTTCTACCGCATAAGCTTCAACACTCGCAAGTATTCGCCTGCAGGGTTCTTCCCTTATGTCAGCATCATATTCGAGATCAAGGAGAACCAGACGGCAGAGCATTTTCATGTTCCTCTCTTGCATTCCCCTTTCTCATTCACCACTTACCGTGGAAGCTAA
- the LOC136544053 gene encoding uric acid degradation bifunctional protein TTL-like isoform X1 codes for MAVRRFFRPKVPESRNRQPSHFTGSITLTGSPPLPEESPPHSPFPCAVELAACEAEMAAPMLLSAEDVLRVNGSRRFAAAMAAASPFASLADALLAARRIWLNEVDVNGWLEAFAAHPAIGTTSPSVSKWVEFLPSHQSPPSYPLKWSKEEQSALSTATDSTAQELAEWNARYREKFGFVFMICASGRTAPEVLAELKRRYTNRPIVELEAAAQEELKITELRLAKLFSSEPTVPSTTTEGPATQSDKAADRIRIIGAHLGALPQPCANKAPEITGSSNRSRPPITTHVLDTARGSPASGIEVHLEMWKDSSAPPSFSNKDFSGWATLGYSVTNNDGRSGQLMDIVDNIAPGFYRISFNTRKYSPAGFFPYVSIIFEIKENQTAEHFHVPLLHSPFSFTTYRGS; via the exons ATGGCAGTTCGTCGTTTCTTTCGACCCAAAGTTCCA GAGAGCAGGAACAGACAGCCAAGCCACTTCACTGGATCGATCACGCTCACGGGCTCACCGCCCCTACCAGAAGAATCCCCACCGCACTCCCCCTTTCCCTGCGCTGTCGAATTGGCCGCCTGCGAGGCGGAGATGGCCGCGCCGATGCTTCTTTCCGCGGAGGACGTGCTGCGCGTCAACGGCAGCCGCCGCTTCGCCGCCGCGATGGCGGCCGCCTCCCCCTTCGCGTCCCTCGCCGACGCCCTCCTCGCCGCTCGACGCATCTGGCTCAACGAG GTCGATGTCAACGGATGGCTCGAGGCCTTCGCGGCGCACCCGGCGATCGGAACCACCTCCCCATCCGTCTCCAAGTGGGTGGAGTTTTTGCCCTCTCACCAGTCACCACCCTCCTATCCACTCAA GTGGAGCAAGGAGGAGCAATCGGCGCTCTCCACAGCCACGGATTCGACGGCCCAG GAGCTGGCAGAGTGGAATGCCAGGTACAGGGAGAAGTTTGGCTTCGTGTTCATGATTTGCGCATCTGGGAGGACTGCGCCTGAGGTCTTGGCTGAGCTTAAG AGGCGTTACACGAATAGGCCAATTGTTGAACTTGAGGCTGCAGCACAGGAAGAACTTAAGATAACTGAACTACGTCTTGCGAAGCTTTTCTCATCGGAGCCTACTGTTCCGTCCACTACAACTGAAGGCCCTGCCACCCAATCAGATAAAGCAGCAG ATCGCATACGGATTATTGGAGCACATCTTGGAGCTCTCCCTCAGCCTTGCGCCAATAAAGCTCCTGAAATTACAGGTAGCTCCAACCGAAGTCGGCCACCCATTACAACCCATGTGCTAGACACTGCCCGTGGATCCCCTGCATCTGGAATCGAAGTTCACTTGGAGATGTGGAAGGATTCTTCAGCTCCTCCATCATTCAGCAACAAGGATTTCAGCGGATGGGCAACTCTAGGCTATTCAGTTACAAACAATGATGGACGCAGTGGTCAGCTGATGGACATCGTCGACAACATTGCTCCTGGCTTCTACCGCATAAGCTTCAACACTCGCAAGTATTCGCCTGCAGGGTTCTTCCCTTATGTCAGCATCATATTCGAGATCAAGGAGAACCAGACGGCAGAGCATTTTCATGTTCCTCTCTTGCATTCCCCTTTCTCATTCACCACTTACCGTGGAAGCTAA
- the LOC136544053 gene encoding uric acid degradation bifunctional protein TTL-like isoform X4: MAVRRFFRPKVPESRNRQPSHFTGSITLTGSPPLPEESPPHSPFPCAVELAACEAEMAAPMLLSAEDVLRVNGSRRFAAAMAAASPFASLADALLAARRIWLNEVDVNGWLEAFAAHPAIGTTSPSVSKWSKEEQSALSTATDSTAQELAEWNARYREKFGFVFMICASGRTAPEVLAELKRRYTNRPIVELEAAAQEELKITELRLAKLFSSEPTVPSTTTEGPATQSDKAAGSSNRSRPPITTHVLDTARGSPASGIEVHLEMWKDSSAPPSFSNKDFSGWATLGYSVTNNDGRSGQLMDIVDNIAPGFYRISFNTRKYSPAGFFPYVSIIFEIKENQTAEHFHVPLLHSPFSFTTYRGS; the protein is encoded by the exons ATGGCAGTTCGTCGTTTCTTTCGACCCAAAGTTCCA GAGAGCAGGAACAGACAGCCAAGCCACTTCACTGGATCGATCACGCTCACGGGCTCACCGCCCCTACCAGAAGAATCCCCACCGCACTCCCCCTTTCCCTGCGCTGTCGAATTGGCCGCCTGCGAGGCGGAGATGGCCGCGCCGATGCTTCTTTCCGCGGAGGACGTGCTGCGCGTCAACGGCAGCCGCCGCTTCGCCGCCGCGATGGCGGCCGCCTCCCCCTTCGCGTCCCTCGCCGACGCCCTCCTCGCCGCTCGACGCATCTGGCTCAACGAG GTCGATGTCAACGGATGGCTCGAGGCCTTCGCGGCGCACCCGGCGATCGGAACCACCTCCCCATCCGTCTCCAA GTGGAGCAAGGAGGAGCAATCGGCGCTCTCCACAGCCACGGATTCGACGGCCCAG GAGCTGGCAGAGTGGAATGCCAGGTACAGGGAGAAGTTTGGCTTCGTGTTCATGATTTGCGCATCTGGGAGGACTGCGCCTGAGGTCTTGGCTGAGCTTAAG AGGCGTTACACGAATAGGCCAATTGTTGAACTTGAGGCTGCAGCACAGGAAGAACTTAAGATAACTGAACTACGTCTTGCGAAGCTTTTCTCATCGGAGCCTACTGTTCCGTCCACTACAACTGAAGGCCCTGCCACCCAATCAGATAAAGCAGCAG GTAGCTCCAACCGAAGTCGGCCACCCATTACAACCCATGTGCTAGACACTGCCCGTGGATCCCCTGCATCTGGAATCGAAGTTCACTTGGAGATGTGGAAGGATTCTTCAGCTCCTCCATCATTCAGCAACAAGGATTTCAGCGGATGGGCAACTCTAGGCTATTCAGTTACAAACAATGATGGACGCAGTGGTCAGCTGATGGACATCGTCGACAACATTGCTCCTGGCTTCTACCGCATAAGCTTCAACACTCGCAAGTATTCGCCTGCAGGGTTCTTCCCTTATGTCAGCATCATATTCGAGATCAAGGAGAACCAGACGGCAGAGCATTTTCATGTTCCTCTCTTGCATTCCCCTTTCTCATTCACCACTTACCGTGGAAGCTAA